Part of the Mytilus trossulus isolate FHL-02 chromosome 2, PNRI_Mtr1.1.1.hap1, whole genome shotgun sequence genome is shown below.
AGTAATATTTTTCATCCCGGTCATGCTTCTATTTAAAAAGAGGGGATTCTAACTCTCGCCCCTCCTTGGTATCCAATTGCCGATCCGGGGTAGGGGTTCCACGGATTTGACCTGatttaaaagatcaatgtatttgatttATCGGAACCTCATCCCCTTTCTGTTGTGTTGGAAACCTCCAGCTGGATCGCCTAAAAGAGATAGTTACGAAATATTAAATCTGTATCTTTGTATGCTGAGCGTGTCCGGTAGTCGGGTTTCTATTGCAGACATACTTATCCCTTTGTAGGTCCGAATACGAATGTCTATTTATTTTCGAGAAGAGAGGGGGCTTTTTTCTATAAAACCGTAAGATGAAAAATACAGTTATGATTACCTTCATTAAACTGATACAGATAAGTACTTTGAGTTATAATATTGCCTTTATCTCCAAACTCTTCTACCAAATTCAATGCTTGCCAACAATGTCGCCCGTCTCATACCCTTCCATATTGACAACTGCATTCAAGGACCatgacatattttttgtttgtaatatgAATACACGATACGGTCAATTTGACCTGCTGATCCATATTAATCCAAGGATTTATTTGAATATGCAAAAATTACCTTGACACTGGTATACTATACTCACTTGTCAAAGTTTGAACAAAGATAACCAAAAAAGGTTAATAGTAGGATTTCacgtaataaaaaaatcttataaatcatggtttgttattgtcaataaaatattatatgctatcgtttttttttttcttcatttattaatcaattttaacaaCATAGAGTGGGTGTAAGTTAGTTATACACCTCGGGATACGGCGTGTCTTGATAAGAAACCCCTCCGGCCTCCGGccgagttttaaaaaaaaaatctagaccCACCTTTCcctcggtgtataactattacTGATAATGCTCATAGTTTTTTCTATTTACAATCATGAAAGGTAGTATTACCTTAATTGTTTATTCATAATGCCAAATGAGACATGGATAAAATGGATACAGAAAAAATGTTTGCACAataagtatttataaaaaaaatctcctcAAAGAtagtaggcttgtgattgtatACGCTAGAAATACATTTCGTCCTTCAAAGAAAACAGCTGgattcaaaatagttaaaatgacAATGCAAGTACGGATTAAAAGAGCTTTGGTGgcttaaaattcaaaatatttttggaaaatacGACTTAGATAATCTATACCTGAGGTAGCTAACCTTTTGTATCTTTAGAATTTCGAACAATGGCAAgtattatttaaaagtaaattccTAACAAAAACCGGATACAATCAGAAATGGagtactgtgaaagtacttttatgcATAGGGAACCacttttcgtggttttcgtgggtgACTTTATCGACGAGTTTAAGTgtccaacaaaataaaacaaccgttgtccaaatcaagacatggacAGATAGGTTtactactgatatgatctatAGAGCATACATTGAATAGcgccaaatctgagaatactttgAAAGTAGTCACAGGGCAAACCCACTATGAACTATAACCGCAGGCAggattatacccatttaatctttaaaaaaactaaactgtacaacttttgatctttttattcCCATAAACCAATACTTTTgatcgatgaaagtcagatttccgaTATTGATATgctatgataaagtgttcattttatatcctcataaTTCTCGTACGTATAGGAAATTATAATTTCATGCGAGGCTCGTTTttgttaagatttattttaactCTTGGCATTTACTTTTAACATCGTAGAGATGAATGTGAAAAACTAAATTGGGAAAATAAGATTGAACagatgaaaaaatcaaaaacaatcttactatttttggaaaaattttgataattaaaaaacatgaattgtgcctatttttacttttgtggGATCTGCTTGCagagtttcagattttttttacaagaaataGAAACAAGTTGTTTTGTTTAGGATAATAAAccagataaaataaaaagaaattcaattattggtagatataaaaagttatttcactGCTTTAAAAGCAGTAAAAAGACTAGTGAATGATTGTGAAGGAGGTGGACAATTATACCTCAACACTGTTTTTATAATTGTGGGTCAAACTTGTTAGTGTGTTAAACAAACAGTGGGGATAAGACCGACGAAAGCATTGAAAATATCACagatttttatttagatattataAAATGTGGAGGTctaacagaaaaaaacagaaacagttACAgtcataagaaaaacaaatattatggaacaatacatttataaaattggaaataaagctatattaaaaaaatgggtTAAAAGCGATCTTTTTAATGTAAATGAACTTATATATGAAAAAGGCTGTATTTCTcaagacatcattttaaataaactaaaaagtAAATCAAACTGGATAGCTGAAATCAATTTAGTAAAGAAATCTATATCAAAAGACTGGCCAGCAATTTTAAAATCGGAAAACTctataaaaagtattgttaatataaaaagaaaccaattAATATTGGATGGTTTACCTATAAAATTAGAAGCATtaacaaataaacttttatataagtctgtgatgaataaaaaaaactgaaccaGCTATTGGACCCAAAAAATGGCtgtgtatatttgatatagatgatgtgttatatcaaaactatttataaatttttttattaagatattgaaaagaaaataaacttagaATTTTTAGATGGAAATTACTACAATATATTCTACCTACAAAGAAACTGTTATGCAGGtggaaaattgtaaacaattgtttttgtattttttgtacacAAGAAGAAGATTATGATTACTTTTTTATACTGTGTCcgtatctttttaaaaaatggaataaaataaatgaagttttaaagaacagtaaaaaaaacttttaaaataaaacttcgACACTTAGGATTTGGATATAAAACTTCTGAAGAAGaacattttgacttttaacaATTGTGggtttttcaatttacaaagccTACTACATTTGCGAtcaaaagatacaaaatgtCAATGTTTTCTCAATATTCCTCAAtgagtttaatatatatatatataatgtaaaaaatgtaatatgtatCTTACAACTAATCACTACCCTGAGTGATTAGTGGATTGTAACAGGGAACATCAGGAGGAGCTTGCACTCCTGAAGGATTTTGTAACAagccaatatttgaaataaatatttatttattttgttaaaaaaaaatattattttacaattcaagatacgtttatagcatttgtttatgtaactgTTGTTTAGATGACATGTTTATtacctaattaacacctttggtggtctttaaaagagggaccaaatataccaaagggactgtcaaactcgtaaatctaaaacaaactgacaacgccatggataaaaatgaaaaagacaaacagaaaaacaatagtacacatgacacaacatagaaaactaaagaataaacaacacgaaccccaccaaaaactaggagtgatctcaggtgctccggaagggtaagcagatcctgctccacatgcggcacccgtcgtgttgcttatgtgattacaaatccggtaaaaagtataattcggtaggtcaaattcatgaaagggaaggggattgtagttacgacgtaaggaacatatccgatatcatttgtgaaacggttattccataacggtcaaccaactcgtgatggcgtccgtaaaatttacgaagtgatgatttcaacttcaccatttggaactcttggtttaatagcttccttgtgagcagtaatcctctatcaagaaaatcatgataggaaatgcaagcacgggaatatcgtatcaattgggagatatataccccgtatgtaggtgctgctggaatgtttaATATGTTGATCACTCTATCTCCGGTTAATTAGTGATATCACTACGATACACacgggtcaatgtttactttgtaATTTCCTTCAATCCTGACAATTTGTAACCTTTGTTTCTAATggcttcattttttatatttttgttttagaatactaaaatccacgaatttaagaaCCAATGAACATGTAAATGTTGCTCAAAgtacgaaaattgatacccacgaattaaagtactttcacagtatataaaaatgagataaaaatccaattacaaattaaataaattggaCGTCAGAAGTTCATCACATGAACGTGAACATCAAATTAGTGTCCATATCATATGTCATCTTCTGCCACCAGTGCAAGTAGTGAATGATTTAACAAAGACTTCCTAGTTTATCAGACTAGGATATCAGTAATGCTTTTTTATTTACGaatgttaaacaatttgatttcaaatgtaTACGTCCGTCAAATACAGCAACTGTATATTGAAATGTGTAAGATGATATCTAACAAATGAATCATGTATTGAAAATGCCGATTTGATACACAAGAAAAAATTGTCGAAAGGAACATTCATCAAGTAATGTTGGTAAAATTATTctgtaaaatttcataaaaatcaagcttttagaaaatatatgcTTTTGccgattatttttgtaaaatttcagaattaattgatgcaagctattctttattgtaattatAATATTGGCAGGCATTACATTagtgattatttttgcccgcTCAATAGCCTATCAATGTTAAAACTACattaaagtatagcttgcatcaattatttcgattatGATTAGAACAATGACGGTAATTTCTATGTCCGATTTGTATAGGTGTAGAGCATTTTTGTAGGCTCATTTATGTTTGTAAATAAGCACTCGGTatgtaatgtgttttttttcaaaaggagGGGATCGAACAGCCAACAATTTTTATGACGTTCAGACAACCTTTTTAACCAATCCAATATTGATTACAGGTTGCATTTCTGTTGACGATGCAATTTCCCaaaggaactccttttacggctaaaactgtaccacttttactatgttttgaaaaaaatctgatcctagaattgaaagttcatatgcaccacaatttttttcaaaggtcaaaatatagggctgtgttgcatattttcaacgtttgtatgccctgaacttctcagagtttaaacatacactaattttcttaactacccctacctcgaatgaaaggttacaAAAGagttcaatgtaaacaatatgcacatgtttatttactggtaacattcccaagttatctATCTGTGAgttggaacacagagagcataactgggaatcagtatgtaaacaaaattaattttctataaatattcaagatctccccaaaagaggcgtgttttgagaaacagctgtatttacaaagtgcaacctacaTGAGTCACAACagctaaataaaatgatatctttctttctatttatttaataaaaaggtttgtaacaattaaaaaagacaGCATATGCAGTACATAAAGTTCATTTTATTATACCGCATTAGATGCATTATGTAACAACCTTTAcaataaatagttttaatatTGATAGCAATCTATGAACATGTGTTGAGGTTATTTGTATGTTTCTTGGTTTGTCCAAAAACATCGATACAAATGCTACTTAATTTGATTGTGACTAACACGTATTTTTTAAtattcgatttaaaaaaaaaagcaattagTTTCTcggatgtataaatacagagCAGCATACATCTCACCAATTAATCTAAACGTTTTGTCAACATGGTGAACATTAAACTCTGTGTGTTTTTCCTGATCGTAGGGCTGTGTTCTACTGTTGATGGGTCCTGTTTTATGCAGAAAACAACAGGTAAACTTTAATTATCCATTTACCGTatgtttattttccattttcctttttcgtttacctgttaaaagttttaaacttgtagttgtacatgttatataacTCCCAATTGCAGGATACTAAGGAcatgaatttaaacttttagaaAATCGCCAATAAAATATATGCCTCTCTACAAGCAcgattattctttaaaaagaagCAACGTGTATTTCACAAAACTTTCTTGCAGCTAATCTCATTCATCATTACAGTTTTAGATTACCGGATTTAATATGATAATGGTCAAttcatcaattttatataaaaaaaatgccaacaaaaatatttcataaagataaaaatgttgGCTGCTGCAAATGTTATAAAAGTGCTCTCCGTGCATATATATAAGGGTCCTGTATTGGTTtctttaaattaacaaatattttaaaaataagattctaacttaataaaatcaacggtaccaattttgttgcaccagatgcgcatttcgacaatacatgtctcttcagtgatgctcgtgttAACTTATCACAATCACGATGCCACTCTATTATTGCAGAAAAAATgattcaaattcttttttttttattgcattctttatttttcaatgtatTGGTATATGTCGGTACAGTATACGGTTTTAAGGATTCCTCAGTATTATTATATGGTAAAACTCATAACGGGTAGTAGAGTAATTGAGTTGAACGTCACAGCAATTGATCAGAAATGATAGTCACATAACTATATATTATGATTTGAACATCAACAAACATCCAAGAATTACCTTCCAAGGTTCAAGTGTAGTTGATATTGGAAACTATTGGCAATTGTACTGCATTctacaatgagaaaaaaacatacagtaTTATCagctataaaaaatacaaacaaactacAATCACTGAACTATAGGCTCCGAATTGGGACGGtagttatttaatttaaaagttattataaacaattttcagtgcaacaatttttcaatatttatagcAAATGCTATCATTtctattatgaaaataattatggatTATTTGTTAGACGATTATACAATTTAACATGAgcaatggtggtatacagggttgaaaaatattaagatatgattaaaatgattttagaGAAATATCGAGTATAGAACCAAGGCAAAAGATTCGGACCAAGTTTCTGAAATTTGGGTTTTACATGCATttcattgtctcattggcaaaaataccacatcttcttttttatatttcaacttcGTTATTTAAGTTGGGCTTTAATATTACTTTgagatgaatattttgtttttaatgaatGTTACAGTAAATTGGTCAGTCGGGTTTGTTTCTTTTCTATAGATTGTATCTACAaaggaataataataaaagataaagCCAATTACCAATCTATCAAAGAGTGCATCAATTGTAGCTGTTCGGGAGGATTACTACAATGCTGCTCGTAAGTTGTTTTTAATTATCTAATTGGTTTCATATTCTATCTATTTCTGTTATGTCGATTGGTTTCTGTGTATTCAATTTCGgagtattttcaaaaatattaaaatttaaaaataactgaCTTAAAACATTAATCATCATTTTCGATTTACAtcaaataagtatttttttagaGGTTTATGTTGGGATTAATATAGTATTACCATTTGTCTTTCGCCACCTATTGTTCGTTTTAAACATTG
Proteins encoded:
- the LOC134707436 gene encoding uncharacterized protein LOC134707436, which translates into the protein MVNIKLCVFFLIVGLCSTVDGSCFMQKTTDCIYKGIIIKDKANYQSIKECINCSCSGGLLQCCSIGMHISSASTDCKVVPDGPCSEKAVLITDETQPCPGGFSMTGR